From the genome of Ziziphus jujuba cultivar Dongzao chromosome 6, ASM3175591v1, one region includes:
- the LOC107431106 gene encoding uncharacterized protein LOC107431106 isoform X2, protein MADVSICIAHLHDGFSISTLPTYTQLAALVMVFDMTDPLSFAVLRDWVSHNDLQNFEILLCIGNKVDLVPGHPVHSEYRRHLLKVGELSDDSHIEFAEYGISETEGSSLLGEDESSWETRRSCLEWCTEHNIEYIEACASNADFDKCLSVDGDSQGVERIFGALSAHMWPGMILKSGDKINKPSLPENEVLSDEESEYEVEYEILSSGSAEPWDNTNIRWVSADGLATTCDIETTSENGTKSDKEKLQPSTSTTSLHNEIGNGAVPHEEEHDDKKNPDESSHFDFEDLEQLMSEIGNLRGNLRLMPDFQRREMAAKLALKMASMFGGGSDDEEMET, encoded by the exons ATGGCTGATGTTTCCATATGCATCGCTCATCTTCATGATGGATTCTCCATATCCACGCTTCCAACATATACCCAATTGGCTGCCCTTGTTATGGTCTTTGACATGACTGAT CCGCTGTCATTTGCTGTACTTAGGGATTGGGTATCTCACAATGATCTTCAAAATTTCGAGATATTATTATGCATAGGAAACAAAGTTGATCTTGTTCCAGGTCATCCCGTGCATTCTGAATACAGAAGGCACCTCCTAAAGGTTGGAGAATTGTCTGATGACTCTCATATTGAGTTTGCTGAATATGGAATTTCTGAGACCGAAGGTAGTAGCTTGTTGGGAGAAGATGAATCCTCGTGGGAGACCAGAAGATCATGTTTGGAGTGGTGCACTGAGCATAACATTGAGTACATTGAAGCATGTGCATCAAATGCTGACTTCGACAAAT GTTTATCAGTTGATGGCGATTCACAAGGAGTTGAGCGAATCTTTGGTGCTCTCTCTGCTCACATGTGGCCTGGAATGATTCTAAAGTCCGGTGATAAGATAAACAAACCATCATTGCCTGAAAATGAAG TCTTGTCAGATGAAGAGTCTGAATACGAAGTTGAGTATGAAATTTTATCTTCTGGCTCAGCTGAACCGTGGGACAATACAAATATAAGATGGGTTTCTGCAGATGGTCTTGCCACCACCTGTGACATAGAGACAACCTCAGAGAATGGAACCAAATCTGATAAGGAAAAGCTGCAGCCGTCTACATCAACGACTTCATTGCATAATGAGATTGGCAATGGAGCTGTACCACATGAAGAAGAACATGACGACAAGAAGAATCCAGATGAGAGTTCACATTTTGACTTTGAGGATTTGGAACAGTTGATGTCTGAGATTGGAAACCTGCGGGGCAATTTGAGGTTGATGCCTGATTTTCAGCGTAGAGAAATGGCCGCAAAGCTAGCATTGAAAATGGCTTCCATGTTTGGAGGTGGCAGTGATGATGAGGAGATGGAAACTTGA
- the LOC107431106 gene encoding uncharacterized protein LOC107431106 isoform X1, which produces MQGQDPSYDDEKSLEKKPSILFIGSSNVGKRTLLSRLVSVDFEDASDSSSSEVLLHGWTINTKYYMADVSICIAHLHDGFSISTLPTYTQLAALVMVFDMTDPLSFAVLRDWVSHNDLQNFEILLCIGNKVDLVPGHPVHSEYRRHLLKVGELSDDSHIEFAEYGISETEGSSLLGEDESSWETRRSCLEWCTEHNIEYIEACASNADFDKCLSVDGDSQGVERIFGALSAHMWPGMILKSGDKINKPSLPENEVLSDEESEYEVEYEILSSGSAEPWDNTNIRWVSADGLATTCDIETTSENGTKSDKEKLQPSTSTTSLHNEIGNGAVPHEEEHDDKKNPDESSHFDFEDLEQLMSEIGNLRGNLRLMPDFQRREMAAKLALKMASMFGGGSDDEEMET; this is translated from the exons ATGCAGGGACAGGATCCCTCTTATGATGATGAAAAATCTCTGGAGAAGAAGCCGAGCATCTTGTTCATTGGATCCTCTAACGTCGGCAAGCGCACTCTCCTCTCTC GCCTAGTCTCTGTGGATTTTGAAGATGCTTCTGATTCATCATCATCAGAAGTGTTACTCCATGG CTGGACTATCAACACAAAGTACTACATGGCTGATGTTTCCATATGCATCGCTCATCTTCATGATGGATTCTCCATATCCACGCTTCCAACATATACCCAATTGGCTGCCCTTGTTATGGTCTTTGACATGACTGAT CCGCTGTCATTTGCTGTACTTAGGGATTGGGTATCTCACAATGATCTTCAAAATTTCGAGATATTATTATGCATAGGAAACAAAGTTGATCTTGTTCCAGGTCATCCCGTGCATTCTGAATACAGAAGGCACCTCCTAAAGGTTGGAGAATTGTCTGATGACTCTCATATTGAGTTTGCTGAATATGGAATTTCTGAGACCGAAGGTAGTAGCTTGTTGGGAGAAGATGAATCCTCGTGGGAGACCAGAAGATCATGTTTGGAGTGGTGCACTGAGCATAACATTGAGTACATTGAAGCATGTGCATCAAATGCTGACTTCGACAAAT GTTTATCAGTTGATGGCGATTCACAAGGAGTTGAGCGAATCTTTGGTGCTCTCTCTGCTCACATGTGGCCTGGAATGATTCTAAAGTCCGGTGATAAGATAAACAAACCATCATTGCCTGAAAATGAAG TCTTGTCAGATGAAGAGTCTGAATACGAAGTTGAGTATGAAATTTTATCTTCTGGCTCAGCTGAACCGTGGGACAATACAAATATAAGATGGGTTTCTGCAGATGGTCTTGCCACCACCTGTGACATAGAGACAACCTCAGAGAATGGAACCAAATCTGATAAGGAAAAGCTGCAGCCGTCTACATCAACGACTTCATTGCATAATGAGATTGGCAATGGAGCTGTACCACATGAAGAAGAACATGACGACAAGAAGAATCCAGATGAGAGTTCACATTTTGACTTTGAGGATTTGGAACAGTTGATGTCTGAGATTGGAAACCTGCGGGGCAATTTGAGGTTGATGCCTGATTTTCAGCGTAGAGAAATGGCCGCAAAGCTAGCATTGAAAATGGCTTCCATGTTTGGAGGTGGCAGTGATGATGAGGAGATGGAAACTTGA